In Holophagales bacterium, one DNA window encodes the following:
- a CDS encoding PAS domain S-box protein — translation MWHSISLALLALVAVASGAMLLRHDRMVRAERQKQLASIADERVAAVERLLAGRLADATVFASFPSVRDALSASSPAPGGEATQHLLDVLEVGRTRWESLSVAIVDSRHEVRAGVGRELSEELLRALPQLASGVGLVGPDGNRQLVFLSPVTSSRHARSPLGWVVLVDDPATALWPILLHEPVITETGESLLSRVEGDRLAFLSPLRFPVAGDLSTSDAATSRLPAMLAARGEIGGGEFLDYRGQRVLAALRRIERTGWGLVVKVDRSEALLGEAREHTWAAIALLSLTLGLLTLVRAVRTSDRLAASEEGRLREERHRLVLEQVRDAVVWLRPGDGRILEANLAAEALWGYSRAELLQLTASELRVPDERGSAAHHLAKAQRDGDYFTARHRRRDGSTFPVEVSSRRVQLAGSEVLVAVVRDTTEREAAVERILLLNRLLRTIGSVNQVLVEVRDRSRMMDVVCETIVRDGDFTMAWIAVPDSQGRLIPAASAGRVDGYFDEVRILATDALLGQSPAGTAFRERRATVVEDWETDPRLEPFREAGRKRGFRSSAACPILSHGEAIAVLGLYADHPAAFVPEIVALLEELAGDLGLALDLATADERLRQSEARYRDLFDSNPAPMWVYDLETLRFVAVNDAAVASYGYTREEFLSRTLRDIRPEEDLPALEANLQSSRPGLEISGPWRHRHRDGSLVAVEIRSHDVDFSGRACRLVLVTDVTERLRAEEEIRRLNASLEARVESRTAELVAKSRELEAFAYSVSHDLRAPLRAIDGFSRMLEEDHASRLDAEGTRLLAVVRQSANRMGLLIDDLLSFSRAGRHEIQRVPVEVTPLVHGLLDELLPADERDRTEIVLGELPEVSADPALLRQVFVNLLSNAIKFSAGRERRRIEITGDREGSWASFQVRDNGVGFDMRYANKLFGVFQRLHGREFEGTGVGLALVQRIVERHGGRVRAEGVVDRGATFTIQLPVSGDAE, via the coding sequence TTGTGGCACTCGATCTCGCTCGCCCTGCTCGCCCTGGTCGCCGTCGCCTCCGGCGCGATGCTTCTGCGCCATGACCGCATGGTCCGGGCGGAGCGCCAGAAGCAGCTCGCGTCGATCGCCGACGAGCGAGTCGCCGCCGTCGAACGCCTCCTCGCCGGGCGGCTCGCCGACGCCACGGTCTTCGCGTCGTTCCCCAGCGTGCGCGATGCCCTGAGCGCCTCCTCACCCGCTCCCGGTGGCGAGGCGACACAGCATCTCCTCGACGTCCTCGAGGTCGGGCGCACCCGCTGGGAGAGTCTCTCGGTCGCCATCGTCGATTCCCGTCACGAGGTCCGAGCGGGCGTCGGGCGAGAGCTCTCCGAAGAGCTCTTGCGCGCCCTTCCGCAGCTCGCGTCCGGGGTCGGCCTCGTCGGACCGGACGGGAACCGGCAGCTCGTCTTCCTCTCTCCCGTGACCTCGTCACGTCATGCCCGTTCTCCGCTCGGCTGGGTCGTCCTCGTGGACGATCCGGCCACCGCGCTCTGGCCGATCCTGCTCCACGAGCCGGTGATCACCGAGACCGGCGAGTCCCTGCTGTCGCGGGTCGAGGGGGATCGACTCGCCTTCCTGTCGCCGCTTCGCTTCCCCGTCGCCGGCGACCTTTCGACATCCGACGCCGCGACCTCGCGCCTGCCGGCGATGCTCGCCGCCCGCGGCGAAATCGGGGGCGGGGAGTTCCTCGACTACCGCGGGCAGCGCGTGCTGGCCGCCCTGCGCCGCATCGAGCGCACGGGCTGGGGACTGGTGGTCAAGGTCGACCGGTCCGAAGCGCTCCTCGGCGAGGCTCGCGAGCACACCTGGGCGGCGATCGCGCTCCTCTCGCTCACGCTCGGCCTGCTGACTCTCGTACGTGCCGTCCGCACCTCCGATCGGCTCGCGGCCTCCGAGGAGGGGCGCCTGCGCGAGGAGCGACATCGACTGGTGCTCGAGCAGGTGCGTGACGCCGTGGTCTGGCTGCGTCCGGGTGACGGCCGGATCCTCGAGGCGAACCTCGCCGCCGAAGCGCTCTGGGGCTACTCGCGCGCGGAGTTGTTGCAGCTCACCGCCAGCGAGCTGCGCGTGCCCGACGAACGCGGCTCCGCCGCGCACCACCTCGCCAAGGCGCAGCGCGACGGCGACTACTTCACCGCGCGCCATCGCCGCCGCGACGGCTCGACCTTTCCGGTCGAGGTCTCGTCGCGCCGCGTCCAGCTCGCTGGGAGCGAGGTGCTGGTCGCCGTGGTGCGCGACACCACCGAGCGCGAGGCGGCCGTCGAGCGCATCCTCCTGCTCAACCGCCTGCTCCGTACGATCGGGTCGGTCAACCAGGTCCTCGTCGAGGTACGCGATCGCTCGCGCATGATGGACGTGGTCTGCGAGACGATCGTCCGCGACGGCGACTTCACCATGGCATGGATCGCCGTGCCGGATTCCCAGGGCCGCCTGATTCCGGCAGCGTCGGCAGGTCGCGTCGACGGCTATTTCGACGAGGTTCGAATCCTCGCCACGGACGCGCTGCTGGGACAGAGCCCCGCCGGCACCGCCTTCCGCGAGCGTCGCGCCACGGTGGTCGAGGACTGGGAGACCGATCCGCGCCTCGAGCCGTTCCGCGAGGCGGGGCGCAAGCGCGGCTTTCGCTCGAGCGCTGCCTGTCCCATCCTCTCGCACGGCGAAGCGATCGCCGTCCTCGGGCTCTACGCCGATCACCCCGCTGCCTTCGTCCCGGAGATCGTCGCCCTGCTCGAGGAGCTGGCCGGCGACCTCGGGCTCGCGCTCGATCTGGCCACTGCCGACGAACGACTGCGGCAGAGCGAGGCACGCTATCGCGATCTGTTCGACAGCAACCCGGCGCCGATGTGGGTCTACGACCTCGAGACCCTGCGCTTCGTCGCGGTCAACGACGCCGCGGTGGCCTCCTACGGCTACACCCGCGAGGAGTTCCTCTCCCGGACGCTGCGCGACATTCGTCCGGAAGAGGACCTTCCAGCGCTCGAGGCCAACCTGCAGTCCTCGCGCCCGGGTCTCGAGATTTCCGGCCCATGGCGTCACCGCCACCGCGACGGCTCGCTTGTCGCGGTCGAGATCCGGAGCCACGATGTCGACTTCTCCGGCCGGGCCTGTCGACTGGTGCTGGTCACCGACGTCACCGAACGGCTTCGCGCCGAGGAGGAGATCCGACGGCTCAACGCCAGCCTCGAGGCGCGCGTCGAGTCGCGCACCGCCGAGCTCGTCGCCAAGAGCCGCGAGCTCGAGGCCTTCGCCTACTCGGTGTCGCACGACCTGCGCGCGCCGCTGCGCGCCATCGACGGCTTCTCGCGCATGCTCGAGGAAGACCACGCCTCGCGCCTCGATGCCGAGGGGACTCGCCTGCTCGCGGTGGTGCGCCAGAGCGCCAACCGGATGGGGCTGCTGATCGACGACTTGCTTTCCTTCTCGCGAGCGGGCCGGCACGAGATACAGCGCGTCCCGGTGGAGGTGACGCCGCTCGTTCACGGGCTTCTCGACGAGCTGCTGCCGGCGGACGAAAGGGACCGAACCGAGATCGTGCTGGGGGAGCTGCCGGAGGTCTCGGCCGATCCCGCGCTCCTCCGCCAGGTCTTCGTCAACCTGCTGTCGAACGCGATCAAGTTCAGCGCGGGTCGGGAGCGTCGTAGAATCGAAATCACCGGCGACCGCGAGGGTTCCTGGGCGAGCTTCCAAGTCCGGGACAACGGCGTCGGCTTCGACATGCGCTACGCCAACAAATTGTTCGGCGTCTTCCAGCGGCTGCACGGACGCGAGTTCGAAGGAACCGGCGTCGGCCTGGCGCTCGTCCAGCGGATCGTCGAGCGCCACGGCGGCAGAGTCCGCGCCGAGGGCGTCGTCGATCGCGGCGCCACCTTCACCATCCAGCTTCCCGTTTCAGGAGATGCGGAATGA
- a CDS encoding EAL domain-containing protein, with translation MASSDPASGESVRILILEDEPLDAELEIRELRRAGLAPEWTRVETESDFADRLRTFEPELVLADFSLPGWNGLAALRRVREQGIELPFIVVTGSLDEETAADCIKAGADDYVLKERLARLPYAVRSAREAWATRVARRRAEDALRLRNAALEATANGIVITDANGTILWVNPAFGELTGYSREEAAGRNPRILKSGVQTEVFYRQMWETITAGGVWRGELLNRRKDGSLYLEEMTITPVRGAKGSIEHFVAVKQDTTARHRQEEVIRSLATRDLLTGLSSQAQLRLDVEKAAQSGESGALVMLDIDRFALLNDALGHSTGDRLLVELAGRLAERLPEGATLYRFGGDELAVLASKTTLEEAEALAEELRRRAAAVRVESEGTVFDVTVSAGLAPIDATRSGAAALALADAALQAAKTAGRDRIVTYRQEPAEQAELDELGRWAARLKDALRDGQLRLVVQKIVALPDAGSDRGEALVRMVDDSGGLIPPGSFLPAAERFGLVSALDRWVVETAVELLASGKASRLFVNLSGSSLGSAALLSEIEALVVRAGLPPGALTFEITETAAIADITGLQRWARRLKELGCSFALDDFGTGFSSFAYLQNLPVDLVKIDGSFVYDLDSNPTNRALVQAMVTVAHALGKAVIAEKVERQGVADILAELGVEFGQGWLWGKPVDPNAAPAT, from the coding sequence ATGGCCAGCTCCGACCCGGCTTCCGGCGAATCGGTCCGGATCCTGATCCTCGAAGACGAGCCGCTCGACGCCGAGCTCGAGATCCGCGAGCTGCGCCGTGCCGGCCTCGCTCCGGAGTGGACCCGCGTCGAAACCGAGAGCGACTTTGCCGACCGGCTGCGGACCTTCGAACCCGAGCTCGTGCTCGCTGATTTTTCGCTGCCGGGCTGGAACGGCCTCGCCGCGTTGCGCCGGGTGCGCGAACAGGGCATCGAGCTGCCGTTCATCGTCGTCACCGGTTCGCTCGACGAAGAGACCGCCGCCGATTGCATCAAGGCGGGAGCCGACGACTACGTGCTCAAGGAGCGGTTGGCACGCCTTCCCTATGCGGTGCGCTCCGCCCGCGAGGCGTGGGCCACCCGCGTCGCGCGGCGGCGGGCCGAGGACGCGCTTCGGCTGCGCAACGCTGCGCTCGAAGCCACCGCGAACGGAATCGTGATCACCGACGCCAACGGCACCATCCTCTGGGTAAATCCTGCTTTCGGCGAGCTGACCGGGTACTCGCGAGAAGAGGCCGCGGGAAGGAACCCGCGAATTCTCAAGTCCGGTGTGCAGACCGAGGTCTTCTATCGACAGATGTGGGAGACGATCACCGCCGGCGGCGTCTGGCGTGGTGAGCTGCTCAACCGCCGCAAGGACGGCTCGCTCTACCTCGAGGAGATGACGATCACCCCGGTCCGCGGGGCCAAGGGGAGCATCGAGCACTTCGTCGCGGTCAAGCAGGACACCACCGCGCGGCATCGGCAGGAAGAGGTGATCCGCAGTCTCGCCACCCGTGACCTGCTGACCGGTCTGTCGAGTCAGGCTCAGCTGCGTTTGGATGTCGAGAAGGCCGCCCAGAGTGGCGAAAGCGGCGCTCTGGTGATGCTCGACATCGATCGTTTCGCTCTGCTCAACGACGCGCTCGGTCACTCGACCGGCGATCGCCTGCTCGTCGAGCTCGCCGGGCGCCTGGCCGAGCGGCTCCCCGAGGGGGCGACCCTCTACCGGTTCGGCGGCGACGAGCTCGCGGTGCTCGCCTCCAAGACGACGCTCGAAGAGGCCGAAGCGCTCGCCGAAGAGCTCCGGCGCCGCGCCGCCGCCGTGCGGGTCGAGAGCGAAGGGACGGTCTTCGACGTCACCGTCAGCGCCGGGCTCGCCCCGATCGATGCAACGAGGTCCGGCGCCGCGGCCCTGGCACTCGCCGATGCCGCCCTCCAGGCCGCCAAGACCGCCGGACGCGATCGCATCGTCACCTACCGCCAGGAGCCTGCCGAGCAGGCGGAGCTCGACGAGCTCGGGCGATGGGCAGCCCGCCTCAAGGACGCCTTGCGAGACGGCCAGCTTCGGCTGGTCGTCCAGAAGATCGTCGCTCTCCCGGATGCCGGGAGCGACCGCGGCGAGGCGCTCGTCCGCATGGTCGACGACTCTGGCGGCTTGATCCCCCCGGGCTCCTTCCTGCCGGCCGCCGAGCGCTTCGGCCTGGTCTCGGCGCTCGACCGCTGGGTGGTGGAGACGGCGGTCGAGCTGCTCGCCTCCGGCAAGGCGAGTCGCCTCTTCGTCAACCTCTCCGGGTCGAGCCTGGGCAGCGCAGCCCTGCTCTCCGAGATCGAGGCGCTGGTCGTCCGTGCCGGCCTGCCGCCCGGCGCGCTGACCTTCGAGATCACCGAGACCGCCGCGATCGCCGACATCACCGGCCTGCAGCGCTGGGCCCGCCGGCTCAAGGAGCTCGGCTGCTCCTTCGCTCTCGACGACTTCGGCACCGGGTTCTCGTCGTTCGCCTACCTGCAGAACCTGCCGGTCGACCTGGTGAAGATCGACGGCTCGTTCGTCTACGACCTCGACAGCAACCCCACCAACCGGGCGCTCGTTCAGGCGATGGTCACCGTGGCCCACGCGTTGGGCAAGGCGGTGATCGCCGAGAAGGTCGAGCGGCAGGGCGTCGCCGACATCCTCGCCGAGCTCGGCGTCGAGTTCGGACAGGGTTGGCTCTGGGGCAAGCCGGTCGATCCGAACGCCGCGCCGGCGACCTGA
- a CDS encoding response regulator: MNSNESPDLLLVEDNPDDVELILRAFRRVHLANPVQVARDGAEALEILFGPEVASRSPLPRVLFLDLKLPKVSGLEVLARVRQEERTRQLPVVVLTSSREEPDIRRAYELGANSYIVKPVEFEKFVAAVGEVGRYWLRINQPPC, from the coding sequence ATGAACAGCAACGAGAGCCCCGATCTCCTGCTTGTCGAGGACAACCCGGACGACGTCGAGTTGATCCTGCGGGCGTTCCGCCGCGTCCATCTTGCCAACCCGGTGCAGGTCGCCCGCGACGGCGCCGAGGCGCTCGAGATCCTCTTCGGCCCCGAGGTCGCCTCCCGCAGCCCCCTGCCGCGCGTGCTCTTCCTCGACCTCAAGCTGCCGAAGGTCAGCGGACTCGAGGTCCTGGCGCGCGTGCGGCAGGAGGAGCGAACCCGCCAACTGCCGGTCGTCGTGCTTACCTCCTCGCGCGAGGAGCCCGATATCCGGCGCGCCTACGAGCTTGGCGCCAACAGTTACATCGTCAAGCCGGTGGAGTTCGAGAAGTTCGTCGCCGCCGTCGGCGAGGTCGGACGCTACTGGCTGCGAATCAATCAGCCGCCCTGCTGA
- a CDS encoding peptidylprolyl isomerase, with amino-acid sequence MVLLLAGAVRGAEPPPQAASTPIRVEIRTDLGVIEIALEPTRAPTTVANFLRYVDAGRYDGGRFHRTVRPDNEVRPEIPIEVVQAGVAPGRELDDFPPISLERTRDTGLRHVDGAISMARDAPDSATSDFFVCLGDQPALDFGGQRNPDGQGFAVFGRVVSGMGVLRRIQAAPASGQTLTPPILIRTVRRLP; translated from the coding sequence ATGGTGTTGCTCCTGGCGGGGGCGGTACGGGGAGCGGAACCGCCGCCTCAGGCGGCCTCGACACCGATTCGGGTGGAGATCCGTACCGATCTCGGGGTGATCGAGATCGCCCTCGAACCGACCCGGGCTCCGACGACCGTGGCCAACTTCCTGCGCTACGTCGATGCCGGCCGCTACGACGGTGGTCGCTTTCATCGCACGGTGCGGCCTGACAACGAGGTGCGCCCCGAGATCCCGATCGAGGTCGTTCAGGCCGGTGTGGCACCCGGGCGTGAGCTCGACGACTTCCCGCCGATTTCCCTGGAACGGACGCGTGACACCGGATTGCGGCATGTCGACGGGGCGATCTCGATGGCACGCGATGCGCCGGACAGCGCGACCTCCGACTTCTTCGTCTGCCTCGGGGACCAGCCGGCGCTCGATTTCGGCGGTCAGCGGAATCCCGATGGACAAGGTTTCGCCGTCTTCGGGCGAGTGGTTTCCGGGATGGGGGTGCTGCGGCGCATCCAGGCGGCCCCGGCGAGCGGGCAGACGCTCACGCCGCCGATCCTCATCCGGACGGTGCGCCGCCTGCCCTGA
- a CDS encoding DNA cytosine methyltransferase, with translation MGRRVLELFSGLGGWRLALGEPDRVVAAYDIDTGANEVYALNHGERPRSREIASLSAAELASHGADTWALSPPCQPFCRMGRRHGLTDRRSTAFRRLMELFPENPPDNLVLENVEGFLGSDAHALLTERMRAHAMSWRELQLCPSRFGVPNRRPRVYVVASRRPLADREPPDREPAALDRYLDEVEDPQLFLDASLLARHRPGMDLVTSAARRTACFIGGYGQRLSGSGSFLEGPGGVRRFSPAEIARLLGFPDGFHFPGALSLERRFRLLGNSLSLPVARWVVGLLDG, from the coding sequence ATGGGACGGCGCGTCCTCGAGCTCTTTTCCGGTCTCGGCGGCTGGCGGCTGGCGCTCGGCGAGCCCGATCGCGTCGTCGCGGCCTACGATATCGACACTGGCGCCAACGAGGTCTATGCGCTCAACCACGGCGAGCGACCGCGCTCACGCGAGATCGCCTCGCTGTCGGCCGCCGAGCTCGCCTCCCACGGCGCCGACACCTGGGCGCTGAGCCCGCCCTGCCAGCCCTTCTGCCGCATGGGGCGTCGGCACGGGCTGACGGATCGTCGGTCGACGGCATTTCGGCGCCTCATGGAGCTCTTCCCGGAGAACCCGCCGGACAACCTGGTGCTGGAGAACGTCGAAGGCTTCCTTGGCTCGGACGCGCATGCCCTGCTGACCGAGCGGATGCGGGCTCACGCCATGAGTTGGCGCGAGCTGCAACTCTGCCCCAGCCGCTTCGGGGTGCCGAACCGCCGGCCGCGGGTCTACGTCGTTGCGTCGCGCCGCCCGCTGGCCGATCGCGAGCCTCCCGACCGCGAGCCGGCGGCGCTCGACCGGTATCTCGACGAGGTCGAGGACCCGCAGCTGTTCCTCGACGCGAGCCTCCTGGCGCGCCATCGCCCGGGAATGGACCTGGTGACGAGCGCCGCGCGACGCACCGCCTGCTTCATCGGCGGCTACGGGCAGCGCCTCTCGGGAAGTGGATCGTTCCTCGAAGGACCCGGCGGCGTCCGCCGGTTCTCGCCCGCCGAGATCGCGCGCCTCCTCGGCTTTCCCGACGGCTTTCACTTTCCCGGCGCGCTGTCGCTCGAGCGGCGCTTTCGCCTGCTCGGCAACTCGCTCTCGCTGCCGGTGGCGCGTTGGGTCGTCGGGTTGCTCGACGGCTGA
- a CDS encoding sulfotransferase: MPFVRVADVDPSHAAAFVLCIEDNELRDQALLLIESIRAFAGRCASSEIFAVAPRAFLGVDRETRARLDALEVHYHEAAINRIAPWYGSANRLLAAAWAAERSSAEVLFVLDSDTLVLGEPEPPGEESDLAVRPVDVKGCASAGPDDPCEPYWAALCALAGVGVEALPWVETVFGGARVRATYNGGFSAVRRASGIPRRAAELFLRSLQAGLWPTAGNPEHVVASTGRVSSLASRYWGSNQAALAVAAWSSTRRVRLLDRRTNVPLHLLAEAGAAERESWRDLRPLHVHYHRMLEPSRRAGALTRLAELGVSRDQLAWIEARLAPSRSPSAARVPAVAGPSAGRGRNQALVILGMHRSGTSLVASALQRSGVAIGDDLDAGGVGNPRGHFEDGEFRRFHEALLASVGETWLTASEPLRVVGPSFERAARELVARRADRPLWGWKDPRTCLALELWERLLPQACFFALYRHPVDVALSLWRRGGDGELQRDPWLAMRAWELHNRELLALRKRHPARCYLAQVPTVTHDLPALVRALGERFDLPLRDDGVAAVLAPAELAPRPELGGPPWTELLAGPLELYAQLEAAADLPESPVEPRALVQTLSNEFRRELRLAETLLFALLERSPATPEAAAARSSELAGERARGRRLAAELVEVIAERDQLGGVLAEIEGSRGYAAVRAWWALRTGLRRVGSGGQGANPRAGRGGDHRRS; this comes from the coding sequence ATGCCCTTTGTTAGAGTCGCCGACGTGGACCCGTCGCACGCCGCCGCCTTTGTTCTCTGCATCGAGGACAACGAGCTTCGGGACCAGGCGCTGCTGTTGATCGAGAGCATCCGCGCCTTCGCCGGGCGGTGCGCGTCGAGCGAGATCTTCGCCGTGGCGCCCCGGGCCTTCCTCGGCGTCGATCGAGAGACGCGCGCCCGTCTCGACGCGCTCGAGGTCCACTACCACGAAGCGGCGATCAACCGGATCGCTCCCTGGTACGGCAGCGCGAATCGACTCTTGGCTGCGGCCTGGGCGGCGGAACGCTCGAGCGCCGAGGTGCTCTTCGTGCTCGACAGCGACACGCTGGTGCTGGGCGAACCGGAGCCGCCCGGTGAGGAAAGCGACCTCGCGGTGCGCCCCGTCGACGTCAAGGGCTGTGCGAGCGCCGGGCCGGACGACCCATGCGAACCCTACTGGGCCGCGCTCTGCGCCCTCGCCGGGGTGGGCGTCGAGGCGCTGCCGTGGGTCGAGACCGTCTTCGGCGGCGCGCGCGTGCGGGCCACCTACAACGGCGGCTTTTCGGCCGTGCGCCGGGCGAGTGGCATCCCACGAAGGGCGGCCGAGCTCTTCTTGCGATCCCTCCAGGCCGGGCTGTGGCCGACCGCGGGCAACCCCGAGCATGTCGTCGCTTCGACCGGCCGTGTCTCCTCGCTCGCCAGTCGCTACTGGGGGTCGAATCAGGCAGCGCTTGCCGTCGCCGCGTGGTCGTCGACGCGACGGGTCCGACTCCTCGACCGACGCACCAACGTGCCGCTGCACCTCCTTGCCGAGGCGGGAGCGGCGGAGCGCGAGTCGTGGCGCGACCTGCGCCCGCTTCATGTCCACTACCACCGGATGCTCGAGCCGTCGCGGCGCGCCGGCGCGCTCACCCGCCTTGCCGAGCTCGGCGTCTCGCGCGATCAGCTCGCGTGGATCGAGGCCCGCCTGGCGCCGAGTCGATCGCCTTCGGCCGCGCGGGTGCCCGCCGTCGCCGGCCCCTCCGCCGGCCGCGGACGCAACCAGGCGCTGGTGATCCTCGGCATGCACCGTTCCGGGACCTCGCTCGTCGCCAGCGCGCTCCAGCGCTCCGGCGTGGCGATCGGCGACGACCTCGATGCCGGTGGGGTCGGGAATCCCCGGGGGCACTTCGAAGATGGCGAATTCCGCCGCTTTCACGAGGCGCTGCTGGCCTCGGTGGGCGAAACCTGGCTGACCGCGAGCGAGCCGTTGCGCGTCGTCGGTCCCTCCTTCGAGCGGGCGGCCCGGGAGCTCGTCGCGCGACGAGCGGATCGGCCGCTCTGGGGTTGGAAAGACCCGCGGACCTGTCTCGCCCTCGAGCTCTGGGAGCGCCTTCTGCCGCAGGCCTGCTTCTTCGCGCTCTACCGGCATCCGGTGGACGTGGCGTTGTCGCTCTGGCGCCGTGGCGGCGATGGCGAGCTCCAGCGCGACCCCTGGCTGGCGATGCGCGCCTGGGAGCTCCACAACCGAGAGCTGCTCGCCCTGCGCAAGCGGCACCCTGCGCGCTGCTACCTTGCCCAGGTGCCGACGGTGACGCACGACCTGCCGGCTCTGGTCCGGGCGCTCGGCGAGCGATTCGACCTGCCGCTGCGCGACGACGGGGTCGCCGCGGTCCTCGCCCCTGCGGAGCTTGCACCGCGGCCCGAGCTCGGAGGACCGCCCTGGACGGAGCTGCTCGCCGGCCCGCTCGAGCTCTATGCGCAGCTCGAGGCGGCGGCGGACCTGCCGGAATCGCCGGTCGAGCCGCGCGCCCTCGTGCAGACGCTGTCGAACGAGTTCCGCCGGGAGCTGCGGCTTGCCGAGACGCTGCTCTTCGCCCTGCTCGAGCGCTCGCCGGCGACACCCGAGGCGGCGGCAGCGCGTTCGAGCGAGCTGGCGGGTGAGCGGGCACGAGGCCGCCGCTTGGCGGCCGAGCTCGTGGAGGTCATCGCCGAGCGTGACCAGCTGGGCGGGGTGCTCGCCGAGATCGAAGGCTCGCGCGGCTACGCCGCCGTCCGAGCCTGGTGGGCACTGCGGACGGGGCTGCGACGCGTCGGCTCCGGTGGGCAAGGGGCCAACCCTCGAGCCGGTCGCGGCGGCGATCACCGCCGATCGTGA